Proteins encoded within one genomic window of Anopheles gambiae chromosome 3, idAnoGambNW_F1_1, whole genome shotgun sequence:
- the LOC1279933 gene encoding cyclin-Y-like protein 1, giving the protein MGNKTSCCSYTSPPPTRKAKEAPVFEEHMPEGELSANNLQHISEREGDDGEHDPSVDPSAGTMFLERSKQSLENGMTRKKSQHQIVPQGGGGPGSGGGAGGGGGGGGGGGGGGGGGSGGMLKKSSSCSTIYLDDSTVSQPNLKNTVKCVSLAIYYHIKNRTSERRIDIFDEKLHPLTRDPVPDDYDRHNPEHRQIYKFVRTLFNAAQLTAECAIITLVYLERLLTYAELDIASCNWKRIVLGAILLASKVWDDQAVWNVDYCQILKDITVEDMNELERQFLELLQFNINVPSSVYAKYYFDLRTLAEANDLSFPTEPLSKERAQKLEAMSRVMQDKATAEALKNGMKKWSSIDNIHQQGGIRRSVAILS; this is encoded by the coding sequence ATGGGTAACAAAACGTCCTGTTGCTCGTACACGAGTCCACCGCCGACTCGGAAAGCGAAGGAAGCGCCCGTCTTCGAGGAGCACATGCCCGAGGGTGAACTATCGGCGAACAATCTGCAGCACATCTCGGAGCGCGAGGGCGATGACGGGGAGCACGATCCGTCCGTCGATCCGTCCGCCGGCACCATGTTCCTGGAGCGCTCCAAGCAAAGTCTCGAGAATGGGATGACGCGCAAAAAGTCCCAGCACCAGATCGTACCGCAGGGCGGTGGTGGCCCTGGGAGTGGCGGTGGCGCTGGtggtgggggtggtggtggcggtggtggaggtggaggcggtggtggcggaAGCGGTGGGATGTTGAAGAAGAGTAGCAGCTGCTCCACGATCTACCTGGACGACAGTACCGTGTCGCAGCCGAACCTGAAGAACACGGTCAAGTGTGTGTCGCTCGCGATCTACTATCACATCAAGAACCGTACCAGCGAGCGGCGGATAGACATTTTCGACGAGAAGCTGCACCCGCTGACGCGCGACCCGGTGCCGGACGATTACGATCGGCACAATCCCGAGCACCGGCAGATCTACAAGTTCGTCCGGACGCTGTTCAACGCGGCACAGCTGACGGCCGAGTGTGCCATCATCACGCTGGTCTATCTCGAGCGGCTGCTAACGTACGCCGAGCTGGACATTGCGTCCTGCAACTGGAAGCGGATAGTGCTCGGTGCGATTCTGCTCGCGAGCAAGGTGTGGGACGATCAGGCCGTCTGGAACGTCGACTACTGCCAAATCCTGAAGGACATTACGGTGGAGGACATGAACGAGCTggagcgacagtttctcgaGCTGCTACAGTTCAACATTAACGTGCCGTCGTCGGTGTACGCGAAGTACTATTTCGATCTGCGCACGCTCGCCGAAGCGAACGATCTGTCCTTCCCGACCGAGCCACTGTCCAAGGAGCGAGCGCAAAAGCTGGAAGCGATGTCGCGCGTCATGCAGGACAAGGCGACGGCCGAAGCGCTCAAGAACGGGATGAAGAAGTGGTCCTCGATCGACAATATCCACCAGCAGGGCGGCATCCGGCGCAGCGTGGCCATCCTGTCGTGA